GGGCACGGGCGACGTGGGCCATGCCGTCGGGCTGGGCAGCGGCGTCGCCGAAGGCCATGGCGAGACGGTGGGCGCGGGCGTCGGCGTCCAGACCGGCATCGTGGGCCACGGCGTGGCCGACGGAGTCGCCGTCGCGCCGGGCACCGTGGGCAGCGGCGTGGCCGTCCATGTGGGCATCGGCGAGGGCGACGGGGTCTGCGGCGTCTGCGTGGGCGCGGCTGTGGGATACCCCGTCGGCGTGCGGGTTGGCGTGGCCGAAGGCAGCCCTGACGGCGTCGCCGTCGGCGTGGCCGAAGGCGCGGGCGTGAACGTGGCCGTAGGCGTCCACGTCGCGGTGGGCGTGGCCGTCGGCGGCACGGTCGGCGTCGCCGTCGGCGTGGGCGTCGGCGTCGGCACCCAGGGCGGCGTGTACCAGGGCAGCGGCGTGGGCGTGCTGGTTGCCGTCGCCGTGGGCGTGCGGGTCGGCGTATGGGTAGGCGTGGGCGTCGGCGTGCCGGTCGCGCTGGCGGTCGGCGTCGGCGTATAGGTGGGCCACCACGGCGGCAGTTTGGTGCTCGTGGCCGTCGGCAGCGGCGTGGGCGTCTCGGTCGGCTCGGATGTCGGGCGCGCCACCGGTGTCTGCGTCATCTCGGGCACGGGCGTGGGCGTCCGCGTCGCCGTCGGCGTGGCCGAAGGCGTATGGTCGGGCGCGGGCGTGTCGGTCGGCGCAGGCGTGAATGTGGCCGTAGGCGTCCACGTCGCGGTGGGCGTGGCCGTCGGCGGCACGGTCGGCGTCGCGGTGGGCATCGGCGTATGCGTCGGCGTGGCCGTGGGCGTATTCGTAGCCGTGGGCGTCCACGTCGCGGTGGGCGTAGGCGTGTCGGTCGGTGTCGGCGTCCACGTGGCAGTAGGCGTCGCCGTGGGCGTTGGCGTGGGCGTGGGTGTCTCTGTCGCCGTCGGCGCGGGCGTGGCCGTAGGCGTCTCTGTCGCCGTCGGCGCGGGCGTGGCCGTATGGGTGGCCGTCGCCGTCGGGGTCTCCGTGGGCGTGAGCGTCGGTGTCGCCGTGGGCGTCCGCGTTGCGGTGGGCGTTGCCGTGGGCGTGGCCGTCGGCGTGTCGGTTGGCGCAGGCGTGAACGTGGCCGTCGCCGTCCGCGTCGGCGATGGCGTGAAGGTGGGCGTGGCCGTCGGCGTCGCGGTGGCGGTCGGCGTCGGCGTGGGCGTGGGCAACGTGTACTTCAGCACCAGGCGCGGGCGCACATCCGGCACCGCGTGGTTGGCCGACGCAAACTGGTACTCCACCGACACGCTCCCTGCCCCCTTCAGCACGAATCCCCTGTTGGTCGACGGATTCTGGAGCCACTCCTGTACCGCCTCGGTAACGTTGAAGGTGTACCACGCGCCGGCGTCGCTCACGGTGCGGGAATCCAGCGGAGTGCCGGTGCGGTCGTCGGGGATGCCGTTGGCGCCCGGCGCGGCCCAGGCCAGCTGATTCGTCGCGCGAAGCCAGGTCGCGGCGTCGTCGCTCCACTCCTTGTTCACCTTGTACAGCGTTACGGTCATCGGGTTGGGGTTGCTGCGGTTCTCCACGTACAGTTCCAGCGAAGCCGACTCCAGGCGCGCCCCTTGCGGCAGGTCTATGGCGTGGAACGTGATCAGCGAAGCACGCACATCGCCCTGGCGCACGGCGATTCGGTTGGCCGTGCCGTTCGTCTTGTTCTCATCCCAGGCGTCAATAAGCGTGTCCTCGGTTCCGAGGTATCCATTCACACCTTCCTGCAAAATTTTTACCGCCTGGTTGGGCGCCAGCGTCGGCGTGGGCGGCGGAGGCTGCGGAGCCCCCGGCGGCGTGGCGGTGGGCTGCGCCGTGGGCGTGCGGGTGGGCCAGGGCGTGGGCGTAGGCGCGAACCCCGTCCACGAGCCGGCCACATCCAGGAAGTGGATGGTCTCGTCGCCGTCGCCGTTGTTCCAGATGCGCAGGTCGGCCATCCCCGCCAACTGATCGTTGAAGTAGGCGTCGGTGATGATCCAGTCTTTCTGCACCCACATGTTGGTGCCCCGCTTCTGGATTTCCAGCGTCTTGACGCCGCCCTGGGCATCGGGATATTGCAGCGATAGTTTGTCCGTGCCCTTGTCCAGGTACACGAGGGAAATCTTGTAGGTCAGGCCGCCCTGTGGAGGCAGATTGGCGAACGGCCAGCCGTTGTCTATGTCAAACGTCATGTAGTTGTTGCCGCTGGCCTGGTCGGTGCGTCGGGCCGTGTAGGACGGCGAGGTCTGGCGCAGCATGTCCTCCGTGCGCGGGTTGGTGAAGTGCTGGTTGCGCGCAGGCGACGGCAGATCGGTGTTCTTGATGGCGACGGTGCGGCTCTGGGGCGCGGCCTCCAACCGATACAGGTAGAACATGTAGTCGCCGTAGAGGCCCGACGTCCAGCAGCCGGTGGCCTCCTTGCGGGTCGTGTCCTGCGCCTCACGTAGGGCAATCCAAACGCTCGGCGTCGTCTCCACGTTCTTGCCCAGATGCGTATTCACGAAGTTGGAGAAGCCAGGGACAGCGGCGAATACGCCAAGCACGTCCGAGTGGATGTCCATGAAGTCCAACTTGTGCGACATGGCCGCCAGGAACATCCAGTACGCGCCCGCCGGCCCAGGCATGATGTGCATGCCGCCCGCCGTCTCGCCCGCGCGGGGCAACAGGGGCCTGCGCAGCCAGATGACGGACTCGCCCGTGCGCTCGGCGTTGCTCTTGTAGGTGAGCGCCCCACCGTTGGGATGCCAGATGTTGGTTTTCAGGCCCACGGGCGGGTTCAGCGTCGCGCCAAAGTCCACGTTGTAGGGCAGGCCCGCCAGGTAGATGGGCTTATTGGGGAACGCCTCGCGGTGCCACTTCTCGGCATCCAGGAGCAGTCTCTCAAACTCATCCTGCGTAACCTGCTTGAGCAACTCCCCCTCGTAGTTGCACCCACCCATGTTCTTGGTGGCCACCGCCTCGCCGTCAAAGCCGATGCCGATGACCACGCCGGCCAGGCGCGGGTCGTTCCCGAACTCCTGCCCGAGGGCGTAGATCAGTTTCCGGTACTCCTCCTGCCAGACGGGGTTGTCATACTTAGGAGCCACCTGAGCCTTGTCGCACCCCGCCGGCTGCAGGATGTAACTCCCGCCGATGAGTCTTTTCACCCGTTCGGGCGTGAAATCAATCACCGTTCCGTCCAGTTGAGCGCCGTAGAAATACACGTGCAGGATCACCGGCTTGGAAATCTGCTGCCCGTCGGGGAGGGTGATCTTCATCTGCGCCGCCTTGTCCAGGTACGCGCGCAGGCCGCTGAAGTCGCCGTCAATGGCGTCCCAGGGCACCATGTGCATGGAGCCGAACGGCCCGTATTCGGGCATGTCGTTGGGGTTCACGTTGCGCCAGTCGTACATCCAGTACACGATGGCGGGCGGCTTGGGAACGTCGCGCGGCGGCGACGCCACCCACACCACGCGGTTGGCCGCCGATCCGTCGTACTTGGCGCCGGCGAATTGCGCCACGTCGCCCGTGAACACGGCGGTAACCGTGTTGTTGCCATGCTCCGCGCCCGAGGCGCTCAGCGTCACCTGCGCGTAGCCGTCGGCGTCGGTGGAGGCGCTCTTCTGATCGTAGAAGCCCGAGAAGTAGATAGTGCGGCCGGCGGGCAGGGGCCTTCCCTGGGTATCCAGCAGGCGGGCGCGCACGGTAACCGAATCGCCCCGCGACACCTGGCTGGGCAGCGAGACGATCTCCATCCGCGTGGGGATGGCGTCGGCACCGCCCCCGACCATGAACATGCCCGTGGCGCGGCTGCCCGTGTACTGGGCATCGCCCTGGAAGTAGGCCACCGCCTGGTAGCCGGTAGCCGTGTTGCGGAACCCGCCGGAGCCGCAGAACCCGCTGCGCAGGAGGTCGTTGACGATGGGCATGTCGTACACGGCGCGGCCTTGCGCGTCGGTGCGCGCGTAGTAGGCATAGTTCCACTCGTCGTTGTACGTGAAGGCGATCTTGCGCCCGCCCAGCGGGTTACCGTTCAGGTCGGTCAGGATGGCCTCCATGCGCAGGGTAGAGGTTCCGATGCGCATGGACTCGTTGGGCGACAGATTCAGGGTCAGGCGCGACTCCTGCCGCACCACGTGGGGCACCACCGTCTCGCCGGTCGCCGGTTGCTGCTGCCGGCTAGGGGCCAGCGCCCCCTTGAGCGCCAGGAACAGCGCCGCGCCGAACAAGAGCACGATGGCCGCGATGAGCAGGATTCGCAGCCAGGTGTTCCGCTTTTCGGCTTTCAGATCAATCCAGCCGTCATCCTTTCGGCGTCTCATGATAGATCCTCCCCTTTACGTCAGGCCATCGGCTTTCGCAGGAACCGATGGTGCTTGCAGGCACCAATAGGCATGCAAATTCCATGCCACACGCCGCACTTGATAAGTGCGAAGGCAAGGGCAAGGGGAGCGACCGCTATCAAAAACAAAGCCTGGGGTGCGCCCCAGGCTTCCGCGAAAGCCCATGGAAGCCGCCTACCGGTAGGGTTTGTCCGTCAGCCCCGTCTCGCACGTCAGGTCGTCTATGCGGCACACGACCCGCGCCGGGTTGCCATAGGCCACGGAACGCGCCGGAATATCCTTCGTAACCACGCTGCCCGCGCCGATGAGGGCAAACCCGCCGATCTCCACGTACGGTAGGATCGTTACATTCCCGCCCACCTGCGCCCCGCGCCGTATCGTGGGGCCTTTCATGCACCGCTTGGACTCGGGGCAGCCCGGATGGATGTCGTTGGTGATGATGACGCCCGGCGCTAGAAAGACGTCGTCTTCTATCACCGTAAACTGGGCCACGTACACGCCCGTGTGGATTTTCACCCGATGCCCGATGACGCAGCCGTAATCCACCACCGAGTTGCTCCAGATGGACACATGGTCGCCGATGCGGTTCTCCTCGCGCACGACGACGTTGTGGCCCGTCTGGAAGTCGGCGCCGATGACCGAGCCTTCGTACAGCACGGTGCCCGCGCGCAGCCGCGCGCCAGGCCCCACCACCAGGCGGCGGTCGGGGATGTCGCGGCCTGTGGGGTAGCCCAGGAGCACGCCCTCGTCAATCTCCTGCGGCGCGCCCAGTTGCACCAACGCCGACAGAATCCTGGCGCCGCTCACAACCGCACCCGCTCTCTCATGCCGCCGTTGAGCAGAGACCGCGTGGCCGCCTCCAGGATGCGCACCACCTCAAGCCCGTCGCGGCCGTCGCTCCGAGGGCGCTCGCCCGTGCGGACGCAGTGCAGGAAGTGCTCGCACTCCACGCGCAGCGGCTCCACGTTGGGGATGGCGGGCGTGGTGATGTCGCCGTAGCGGTAGGAAAGGTGAAACTCCTCCAGCGTGTCGCTGTACGGCGGGACGTCCACGCCTTTGTCGTAAATCTTGATCTTCTCGGTGGGTTCCACGTCGTCGTACACCACCATCTTCTTGCTGCCCACGACGGTGATGCGGCGAATCTTGCACGGGTCCAGCCATGAGACCCGAATGTCGGCCATGATCTCGTTGGGGAAGTGCAGCGTCAGGTAGGCCACATCGTGAATCTTGGGCCGCACGTAGGCCGCGCCGCGCGCGCTGACGTTCACCGGCAGCATCCCAAGGATGAACAGCAGGATGGACACGTCGTGGGGAGCCAGGTCCCACACCACGTTGATATCCGGCTGGAAAATGCCGAGATTCACCCGCGTCGCGTTGATGTAGTAGATGCGGCCCAGTTCCCCGGCAGCGATGATGCGGCGCAGGTACTCCACCGCGGGGTTGTACTCAAACGTGTGCCCCACCATGAGGGACAGGCCCCGCCTCTCGGCCAGGTTCACCAGGTCCTCGGCCTCCTCGCTGTTGGCGGTGAGAGGCTTCTCAACCAGGACGTGCTTACCGGCCAGGAGCGCCTCCCTGGCCAGGCGGTGATGCGTCGGGATGGGCGTGGCGATGGCGACTGCCTCCACGTCCGAACGCAGCAGTTCCTGGTAGTCCGTGGTTACGCGCACCGCCGGATACAGTTCGCGGATGTGAGCCAGGCGTTCCTGGCGCAGGTCGCACACCATGACCATATCCGCGCTGGGTATCTCGTGGAAGTTGCGAATGAGTTTGGGGCCCCAGTATCCGGCGCCCAGAACTCCTACCTTCACTTGTCGTTCCACCAACCGATCTCCTGTGACAACAGTTTTCCGCAAATCCATTGCGCAGGAAGCGAGCGGAGATGCGGAGATGCGGAGCCTCAGCAGCCACGAGCGGCGCCCAGACCACGCAGTCGCCTTCGCGGTCCCGCTTCTACGGCCACTCGGCCAGTTTCTGAGCCTTGACGATATAGGTGAACGGAACGTACAACCGCCACAGTTGGGCGGCGCCGAAGTCCACGATGGCAAGGCCGCGCGGCACGAGGGTAATGGGCACCTCATCCGGCGTCGTGGAGAAATACCCCGGGGGGTTCGTCCGCTGCACGATGTAGTCGCCCGGCAGGACTTCGCGGAAGACATATCGGCCGTCGGATCCCGTCGGGCCGTACTCGTGCACGAGGTTGCCCTGCAAGTCTACGATGCGGATGTACGCGTCCGGAAGCGGCACCTCGCCCACGTCAAACACGCCGTCCAGGTTGGCGTCGTACCACACCAGCCCCGAAACGCTGGCCGCGTACCGCGTGGGCGTCGGCGTGGGCGTCTCGGTCGGCGTGAGCGTGGGAGTTGCGGTGGGCGCGGGCGTCTCGGTGGGCGTGGCGGTCGCGGTGAGCGTCGGCGTGCCGCTGGGTGTCGCCGTCGGCGTAGCCGTGGGCGTGAGCGTGGGCGTGCCCGTGTGGGTCGGCGTAGGCGTGGGCGTGCGCGTCGGCGTGGAGGTGGCCGTCGCGGTGGGTGTGCGCGTGGCCGTAGGGGTCGCGCACAGGATCATGAGCGTCTCGGCCACGCCCCAGTCGCTGACGCCCTCTTGCGCCGTGGCCCAGACCGTGTTGGTGATTATCGTGTTGGGCCGAATGTTGCTGAAGGTGTGAATTTCCAGATGGAGCGTCCGCGTCTCCAGCGCCGCCAGTGTCCCCACATTCCATTGCACAACGCCAGGCGCCACCTGTATTGCTCCGGGCGTGGAATCGCCCGGCAGGAACAGCGTCTGCGCAGGGAGCGTATCGGTTACCACAACCCCTGTCAGCGTGTAGTTCTGCATGTTCTGAACCTGAATCGTGTACCGTTGCCGCCAGCCTATGCACAGCGGGTCGTGCCAGTCGGTCTTGGCCACATCCAGCACCAGCGCCTGGCTCCAGACCTCGCCGCCGTCCAGCGGGTTGAGCGTCCCCACGTAGATGTTTCCGCCATCGGAGAGCATGGAATTGGCGGCGATATTGTCGGCGTCGCCGAAGCCAGGGGCGCTCGTCTGCCACCACTGCCCCCCATTGTAGGCCCACACCACCGGGCCTTGCGAGGAGTAGTTCACCGCCGCGAGGAGCAAATCGCCCAATGGCTCCACTTCCAAGATCGCCAGCGCCCCATCCATCTGGCGGAGCAGGCGCAGGCCCATGGCATCCAGCAGCCATATCTGATGATCCACGGCGATGACTAGGCTGCCCGAGTAGGCGCACAGGTCGTTGACGCGCACCCGGCCCGAGAACGCGCCGCCATCCACCCGCGTCCACGTCGTGCCGTCGTAGGCCCACAGTTGGGCCGCGCCAGCGCCGTCGCCGGTGCCTGCATACAGCAAGCCGTTGTGGACGTGCAGAGCGGAGATGATGGTCGTCGTTATGGGGCTTCCCTGGCCCACGAACCCGCCCGTCATGACCGGCGTCCAGACGGTGCCGTTGAAGCGCCAGACATCGGCGCCGGTCGCGACGTTCCATGTGCCGGCGTACAGGTTGCCGCCGTAAACAGCCATGCTGGTAACGCTGACCGTGGCCCCGCCCAGGGTGCCCGAAAGGCCCCACGTAACCCCGTCGTAGGCCCAAACCTGCGCCTGGTTGGTGCCGACGAAGAGGCTGCCCGCATAGGACGCCATGGCCCACGGGACAGGCAGCGCGCCGCCTGCGCCCCAGCCGCCCGTGGCGACCGCCGACCACACCCCACCGCTGTAGCGCCATATCTCGGCGCCCGCGGCGTTGGCCGCCCCCGCGTACAGCGCGCCGCCGTGCGCCGCAAGCGAGGACACTTCGGTATTCTGGGTTGTGCCGAATCCGTCGGCGTTGATCTGCGCCCAGGGCCATTCCTGAGCCAGCGCCACCGACGCGAAGAGCAACGTGAGCGCCACAATTCCTGCGGCTATAGCGACGGCTCGCACAAGCAACCTCACCGACAACCTCCCGATGGGCGCCGATTTGGCCCCCGCGGTTTGCGCCGCCAGCGGCGCGGGCAGGATTGTATCACGGCCCCAGAGGCCGTGTCAATTCGGCCGGCGCGCAGGCGCAACCGAGGCTTTCTCCCACTCCATTATACAAACGCTGGATGAAAAGAGGATGAACGAATCCGCGCGGCGCAATGACAGTTTGTTCATGCAGGGCAAGGTTCACATGCCCTTGAACAGCACCGGTATGCGAACCTTGAACCGCGTCCCTTCGCAGGTAAAGTCCAGCCGATACGAACTGACGGAACCCATGTACCCGTCCACGACGATGTAGTACGTGCCGGGGTCGGCGGAGTAACTGGCCAGCCAGTTGCCGTAGGCGACGCAGGCGTCCGGATACGGCGCGGACAGCAGGAACACGTCCAGGTCGGCCCCAGGCTCCAACGCCGAAACCCATGCGCTCAAGGTGGTCTTCGCCGTAACCGTGATGACGTACACCTGCTCCGGCCCGGTCTCGGCCCAGGCGAGGTTGCACGAGTAGGCAGAGACATTGCTGGGCTTGCCGCGCGTGTCGCCGACCACATACGAGTTGCAGGTAACCGCCACGGCGCTGCCTAAATCCAGAACGCGCGTGGCCGTCGGCGTCGGAGTCTTCGTGGCCGTCCCCGTGTTGGTGGGGGTCGGCGTGATGGTGGGCGTGCGGGTGATCGTCGGCGTGCGCGTCGCCGTGGGTGTGGGTGACGGCGACGGCGTGGGGGTAAATATGGATTCATCGGCGAACCGCACGGTCGCGATGCTCCCCGCCGTTACCGGAACCACGACATTGTTGCTGGAGACCGAGCGATAGCCCGGCGGGTCGGTCTCCGTAACGAAGTAGTACCCGGGCGTCAAGTCGGGGAACCGGAACGTGCCAGTATCGGTCGTAACCTGCGTGCCCACAACCTGCTGGCTCATATTCTTCACGGTGATGATTGCGTCGGCTAGCGGGGGCTCGCCGGGATCGGGCGTCAGGTTGCGGTTCAGGTCGTGCCACACCAGGCCCCGAATCTCGCCGGTTGAGGGCGTGGGCGTAACCGTGGGCGTTGGGGTATTGGTGGGCGTGGGCGTGATCGTTGGCGTCGGCGTGAAGGTGGACGTGGGCGTTGGGGTGGGCGTCGGCGTTGGGCCGCTGGTGGCCGTCAGGTTGAGCAGCGCCGTTACCCCCGAATGCCACACGCCCGTCTGCTCCGCTTCCAGCGCGCCGATGCGGAACACGATGATATCGCCTTCCTGGCCGCCATCTTTGCCCGGCTCAATCGGATCGTCGCCCCGCACGTCCAGCAGCCCGTACCACGACTCGCCGGCGTAGGTGTACGTGTTGCCCTGGCCGTACTGCACGCCATCAATCCAGGCGGTGATGAGCGTGCCGTCGGGCACGTTGGCCCCGTCCACCTTCACCGTGCCGTAGAATGTGGACGGTGGAGGCGGCACGGCGCGGGCAGGCGTCGCGAATACCGCCGCGAGTATCAGAATCAGGGCGATGGATGCGAGAATCCCGCCCTTGGCAAGCCAGGATTTCAGCATGTGCGCCTTTCTCTCACACATCAGATTGCGCTCGTCGGCCCAGTTTGGCCCATTTTGCACAAATTGTCAACCACGCGGGGCAAGTCTCGTAGGGGCAGGACTGAGACCTGCCCCTACGACATGTGCAAGGAACGTGCCTGCTACTTCCGCACATTTTT
The Chloroflexota bacterium genome window above contains:
- a CDS encoding LysM peptidoglycan-binding domain-containing protein — translated: MRRRKDDGWIDLKAEKRNTWLRILLIAAIVLLFGAALFLALKGALAPSRQQQPATGETVVPHVVRQESRLTLNLSPNESMRIGTSTLRMEAILTDLNGNPLGGRKIAFTYNDEWNYAYYARTDAQGRAVYDMPIVNDLLRSGFCGSGGFRNTATGYQAVAYFQGDAQYTGSRATGMFMVGGGADAIPTRMEIVSLPSQVSRGDSVTVRARLLDTQGRPLPAGRTIYFSGFYDQKSASTDADGYAQVTLSASGAEHGNNTVTAVFTGDVAQFAGAKYDGSAANRVVWVASPPRDVPKPPAIVYWMYDWRNVNPNDMPEYGPFGSMHMVPWDAIDGDFSGLRAYLDKAAQMKITLPDGQQISKPVILHVYFYGAQLDGTVIDFTPERVKRLIGGSYILQPAGCDKAQVAPKYDNPVWQEEYRKLIYALGQEFGNDPRLAGVVIGIGFDGEAVATKNMGGCNYEGELLKQVTQDEFERLLLDAEKWHREAFPNKPIYLAGLPYNVDFGATLNPPVGLKTNIWHPNGGALTYKSNAERTGESVIWLRRPLLPRAGETAGGMHIMPGPAGAYWMFLAAMSHKLDFMDIHSDVLGVFAAVPGFSNFVNTHLGKNVETTPSVWIALREAQDTTRKEATGCWTSGLYGDYMFYLYRLEAAPQSRTVAIKNTDLPSPARNQHFTNPRTEDMLRQTSPSYTARRTDQASGNNYMTFDIDNGWPFANLPPQGGLTYKISLVYLDKGTDKLSLQYPDAQGGVKTLEIQKRGTNMWVQKDWIITDAYFNDQLAGMADLRIWNNGDGDETIHFLDVAGSWTGFAPTPTPWPTRTPTAQPTATPPGAPQPPPPTPTLAPNQAVKILQEGVNGYLGTEDTLIDAWDENKTNGTANRIAVRQGDVRASLITFHAIDLPQGARLESASLELYVENRSNPNPMTVTLYKVNKEWSDDAATWLRATNQLAWAAPGANGIPDDRTGTPLDSRTVSDAGAWYTFNVTEAVQEWLQNPSTNRGFVLKGAGSVSVEYQFASANHAVPDVRPRLVLKYTLPTPTPTPTATATPTATPTFTPSPTRTATATFTPAPTDTPTATPTATPTATRTPTATPTLTPTETPTATATHTATPAPTATETPTATPAPTATETPTPTPTPTATPTATWTPTPTDTPTPTATWTPTATNTPTATPTHTPMPTATPTVPPTATPTATWTPTATFTPAPTDTPAPDHTPSATPTATRTPTPVPEMTQTPVARPTSEPTETPTPLPTATSTKLPPWWPTYTPTPTASATGTPTPTPTHTPTRTPTATATSTPTPLPWYTPPWVPTPTPTPTATPTVPPTATPTATWTPTATFTPAPSATPTATPSGLPSATPTRTPTGYPTAAPTQTPQTPSPSPMPTWTATPLPTVPGATATPSATPWPTMPVWTPTPAPTVSPWPSATPLPSPTAWPTSPVPSPSPTPWPTSAPLPTATPLPTATPLPLGRYTVQPGDTLYSIALRYGTTVDVLVALNGLADPSFIYVGQVLVVPEGQPQPPAETQVYIVQRGDTLFSIAWRYGTTVAELARLNRIANPWFIYVGQSLLIPAGDETESRIYVVQAGDTLTSIALRHGTTVQTLMLLNRITNPWWIYPGQRLLLPQAQPRPGRVYTVLPGDTLYSIAWRHGTTVEALAAANGITAPWVIYVGQLLVLP
- a CDS encoding N-acetyltransferase — protein: MLSALVQLGAPQEIDEGVLLGYPTGRDIPDRRLVVGPGARLRAGTVLYEGSVIGADFQTGHNVVVREENRIGDHVSIWSNSVVDYGCVIGHRVKIHTGVYVAQFTVIEDDVFLAPGVIITNDIHPGCPESKRCMKGPTIRRGAQVGGNVTILPYVEIGGFALIGAGSVVTKDIPARSVAYGNPARVVCRIDDLTCETGLTDKPYR
- a CDS encoding Gfo/Idh/MocA family oxidoreductase, encoding MDLRKTVVTGDRLVERQVKVGVLGAGYWGPKLIRNFHEIPSADMVMVCDLRQERLAHIRELYPAVRVTTDYQELLRSDVEAVAIATPIPTHHRLAREALLAGKHVLVEKPLTANSEEAEDLVNLAERRGLSLMVGHTFEYNPAVEYLRRIIAAGELGRIYYINATRVNLGIFQPDINVVWDLAPHDVSILLFILGMLPVNVSARGAAYVRPKIHDVAYLTLHFPNEIMADIRVSWLDPCKIRRITVVGSKKMVVYDDVEPTEKIKIYDKGVDVPPYSDTLEEFHLSYRYGDITTPAIPNVEPLRVECEHFLHCVRTGERPRSDGRDGLEVVRILEAATRSLLNGGMRERVRL
- a CDS encoding DUF11 domain-containing protein, producing MRLLVRAVAIAAGIVALTLLFASVALAQEWPWAQINADGFGTTQNTEVSSLAAHGGALYAGAANAAGAEIWRYSGGVWSAVATGGWGAGGALPVPWAMASYAGSLFVGTNQAQVWAYDGVTWGLSGTLGGATVSVTSMAVYGGNLYAGTWNVATGADVWRFNGTVWTPVMTGGFVGQGSPITTTIISALHVHNGLLYAGTGDGAGAAQLWAYDGTTWTRVDGGAFSGRVRVNDLCAYSGSLVIAVDHQIWLLDAMGLRLLRQMDGALAILEVEPLGDLLLAAVNYSSQGPVVWAYNGGQWWQTSAPGFGDADNIAANSMLSDGGNIYVGTLNPLDGGEVWSQALVLDVAKTDWHDPLCIGWRQRYTIQVQNMQNYTLTGVVVTDTLPAQTLFLPGDSTPGAIQVAPGVVQWNVGTLAALETRTLHLEIHTFSNIRPNTIITNTVWATAQEGVSDWGVAETLMILCATPTATRTPTATATSTPTRTPTPTPTHTGTPTLTPTATPTATPSGTPTLTATATPTETPAPTATPTLTPTETPTPTPTRYAASVSGLVWYDANLDGVFDVGEVPLPDAYIRIVDLQGNLVHEYGPTGSDGRYVFREVLPGDYIVQRTNPPGYFSTTPDEVPITLVPRGLAIVDFGAAQLWRLYVPFTYIVKAQKLAEWP